The genomic DNA TCTCCGTCTCCGGCGTCACCTTCATCTCCCGCCTCGGCATCGCCGCCGCCGTCACCGTCGTCTCCGCCGTCTGCGGCGCCCTCACCCTGATGCCCGCCATGATGGGCCTGATCGGCCGCAACATGGACCGCTGGAAGGTCCGCACCCCGGTCGCCGAGAAGGGAGGGGGCGACGGCGAGGAGGTCACCGGCATGTGGCACCGCTACGCGCTGCGCGTCGAACGGCGCCCCTGGACCTACCTCACCTCCGGCCTGGTCATCGTCGCGATCCTGGCCGTCCCGCTGTTCTCCATCCAGCTCGGCCACATCGGCGACGGCGCCGACCCCACCACCTTCACCGACCGGCGCGCCTTCGACCTGATGTCCGACGCCTTCGGCCCCGGCTCCAACGGCCCGCTCACCGTCGTCGTCGACCAGAGCGACGTCCCCGGGGCCGACCGCGCCGCCCTCGCGAGCAGCGTCCAGCAGTCGCTCACCGGACTGCCCGACACCGCCAGTGTCAGCCCCCTCCAGACCAGCAGCGACGGCCAGGTCCTCTTCAACACCGTCGTCCCCGCCCAGGCCCCCCAGGAGCAGGAGACCACCGACCTGGTCAACCACCTCGGCGACACCGTCCTCCCCCAGGCCACCGCCGGCACCGGCGCCCGGACCTACGTCACCGGCACCACCGCCGCCCAGGTCGACTTCCTCGACATCGTCGCCGGCCGCCTGATCCCGATCATCGCCGTCGTCGTCGGACTCGCCTTCCTGATCATCCTCGCCGTGTTCCGCTCGCCGCTGATCGCGCTCAAGGCCGCGGTCCTCAACCTGATCTCCATCGCCGCCTCGTACGGCGTGCTCGTCGCCGTCTTCCAGTGGGGCTGGGGCGGTCCGGCGCTCGGCGTCGCCGGCAAGGTCCCGATCGAGAGCTACGTGCCGATGATGATGTTCGCCATCGTCTTCGGCCTCAGCATGGACTACGAGATCTTCCTGCTCTCCCGCGTCCACGAGGCCTGGCTCGCCACCGGCGACAGCAAGGGCGCCGTCGCCCACTCCCTGGAGGTCACCGCCCGCGTCATCAGCTCCGCCGCCCTCATCATGGTGAGCGTCTTCGCCGCCTTCATCGTCAGCGACAACATCGTCATCAAGATGATGGGCCTCGGCCTCGCCGTCAGCGTCCTGATCGACGCCACCATCGTCCGCCTCCTGATGGTCCCCGCCGTCATGACCCTCCTCGGCCCCGCCGCCTGGTGGACCCCCCGCTGGCTCGACAGGATCCTCCCCCACATCGACACCGAGGGCGACTCCGTCGCCCCACCGACCGCCTGACCCCCGACGCCCGACACGGCCCGCTGACGCCTGTCGTCGGTGCTACTCGTCTCCCCGGAGCGGGTCGCAACCCTCGCTCCGTTCACAGGAGTCGAACCAGTGGGTCTCGAAGCGGTCGGCGATGGAGTACCGGTGACCGCTGTCGGTGAGCGTGCGGCACACGAACTCGCTCACCGAGCAGTCGAAGCGCTTCCACGAGTCGGCTGAGTCCATGCGGGCGAGGATGGGCCACCCGTCCGGGTCGGGGCTTTCGGTGAGCCAGTGGAACTCGTGCTCCGCGGACGTCGCCCCCCACTGGAGCAGTCCCTTGGGCGCGGGATGAACAGGAAAGGGATGGTAGACCTCGCGGCACTCCGGAAGGGAATCGAGAAGGGCGGCGAGCTTCACAGCCTCCGAGATCAGGTCGAGGTGCCCGGTCGGCGAGTCCGGGGCACGGAGTACGACCGAGCCGTCGAATGCGCCGGCACCGAAGTGCTCCACCAGCAGCTTGTAGTCCGCGGGCAGGGGAAGGCCGAGGCGCTTCTCCACCGACTCCCAGTCGACTGTCCGCCGCGTCTCGCCGCGGCCCGCAACGGAGATGAGCTTCTCGGCCCACTCGGTCGGTGAGAGCTTCGCCTGTGCCGGTTCAGCGCCCGTCGACGTGCTCGCGACGGCGACCAGCCGGAGCGGCTCGGCCTCGGGGCCCTTGACCAGGCCGACCCCCAGCCACCTCTCTCCGACCTGCCAGCCGTACATCTCCACGGCGACCCCGGCGAGTGCCTCGCTGA from Kitasatospora terrestris includes the following:
- a CDS encoding MMPL family transporter, with translation MSKSSPTTTTASRAAGRRPGLLWRIGNWCARHWAVVIAAWLVLLVGVQVANRTVGGEYSDDFSLPGTQAQQGRTVLQAHEPAVGGTSAQVVLHDGQPLEQFQSQVDQAVTSLQHLPHVLSAQSPLPPPGQPAPPGGPLSADGRTGYVTVRFDTNPTTLGDAYLDQVDTAVQPLREAGVQVEYGGPLGELARPAADDRTSELIGFAVAVAVLLVAFGSVIAAGLPLVTALIAAVVGLGLLGLLAALATFATVAPTLATMIGLGVGIDYALFLLTRHRQNLMDGVDVPGAAAHAVATSGRAVLISGCTVCIALGGLSVSGVTFISRLGIAAAVTVVSAVCGALTLMPAMMGLIGRNMDRWKVRTPVAEKGGGDGEEVTGMWHRYALRVERRPWTYLTSGLVIVAILAVPLFSIQLGHIGDGADPTTFTDRRAFDLMSDAFGPGSNGPLTVVVDQSDVPGADRAALASSVQQSLTGLPDTASVSPLQTSSDGQVLFNTVVPAQAPQEQETTDLVNHLGDTVLPQATAGTGARTYVTGTTAAQVDFLDIVAGRLIPIIAVVVGLAFLIILAVFRSPLIALKAAVLNLISIAASYGVLVAVFQWGWGGPALGVAGKVPIESYVPMMMFAIVFGLSMDYEIFLLSRVHEAWLATGDSKGAVAHSLEVTARVISSAALIMVSVFAAFIVSDNIVIKMMGLGLAVSVLIDATIVRLLMVPAVMTLLGPAAWWTPRWLDRILPHIDTEGDSVAPPTA
- a CDS encoding SMI1/KNR4 family protein, translating into METTAARFAAIENLLVEPSTADDTGFRLTCLGAFDPTSAAGDGPAAAAAAAAELAAMVADLWPKFGRPRTVAMDGFLDPRLELHAGPALSEALAGVAVEMYGWQVGERWLGVGLVKGPEAEPLRLVAVASTSTGAEPAQAKLSPTEWAEKLISVAGRGETRRTVDWESVEKRLGLPLPADYKLLVEHFGAGAFDGSVVLRAPDSPTGHLDLISEAVKLAALLDSLPECREVYHPFPVHPAPKGLLQWGATSAEHEFHWLTESPDPDGWPILARMDSADSWKRFDCSVSEFVCRTLTDSGHRYSIADRFETHWFDSCERSEGCDPLRGDE